The sequence CGGGGGCTTCGACATTGAAGGTCTTTCTTGGTCGACTGGGGAACGCGATTCCGCGCGCTGCGATACCGGATGCCACGCTTTCGGGTCGCAGGCACCGTTTCGGCATCGTATCCCGTGAGTCGTTCGACGCCCGAATCCGTCAGGGGATCAGTCGGGAGCGCCGCCTGATCGGGAGATCTCGCTCCGTCAGATCAGCTCGAATCTCACCGCGAGTGCGGCGTACGTCGGCGCTGCTCGCCGGTCGCACGACAGGAGGGCGGTGTCGACGGATGCCGCGGCCAGAGCGACGAGCCCGTCGTAGACGGCCCCGCCGGCGATTCCCGCTCCCGCGAGTGCGGCGACGGCGGCCGCGGCGGCGGCGGGCTCGAGGTGCACGGTCGCGGGGAAGTTCGTCTCGATGATCCGCTGCGCGCCGGCCGCGCTGACGCGCAGCCCGCCCGGCAGGCGCGTGAGGACGGAGTACGTCTCGAACGCGGCGTGCCCCGCGAGACCGAGCGTGGCTCCGTGCGTGCGCGCCAGGATCGCCTCGTGCGACTCGGCCGTGGGCGTGACGAGGGCGACCGCCGCGCTCGTGTCGAGCAGGAGGTCAGCGCTGGTCGGCAAGCCGCAGCTCCCGGATGTCGTCCGCGCTCAGCGCCGGTCCGTCTGCGTCGATCATCATCCGGCCGCCTCGCTCGACGAGGTTGTCGGGCGCG comes from Microbacterium cremeum and encodes:
- a CDS encoding PIN domain-containing protein, which produces MPTSADLLLDTSAAVALVTPTAESHEAILARTHGATLGLAGHAAFETYSVLTRLPGGLRVSAAGAQRIIETNFPATVHLEPAAAAAAVAALAGAGIAGGAVYDGLVALAAASVDTALLSCDRRAAPTYAALAVRFELI